In Desulfoferula mesophila, the genomic window AATTACCTATACCAAGCCCTGTTTCTTCCATCTTCCAGCGCGCACCGGCTTGCCCCTCTGATTCATGGAAAGACCTGCAAAGAGGAGAAACCCATGAGATTCTTCCGCCTATTCTGCCTATTCCTGTTTTGCCTGCTCCTTTGGTCCCCAACCGCCACTGCCGAGACCCTGCAGGAATGCGTCAATCGCTATTGTCCCGCCTGCGCCAACTCGGTCAGCCTGTTGGGCCAGTCCACCTCCCGTGATTGCGAGGCCTGCAAAGCCCAGCGAAGCAATGAGATCTCCCGATGCGCCCAACCCGCCTCGCCCGGTGGCGGAGGTGGCGGAGGTGGCGGGGGCGGAGGTGGCGGGGGCGGAGGAGGCGGTGGTGGCGGCCGGGTGCCGGCCCTGGGCGCGGGCCAGGACGGCGGCCGTTGCTATGTGGGCTCGCGGCCGGGTACCAATCCCACCCAGTATGCGGTGGCATGCGACGGCAACGACGGGCCGGGGACCTGGAAGCTGAGCAACCACGGCGCCTACCACATAGAGCTGGGGCCCACCACCTGGGCGGCGTGCTGGAACTACGTCAACGCGCGCCGCACCGATCCCAGCGGGGGGCGCTGCTATGTGGGTTACAACCCCAGCACCCGGCGCTACGCCGTGGCCTGCGACGGCAACGACGGCACCGCCGGACAAAAGCTGGCCAGCCAGGGCTACACCAGCATCGTCAAGGGCCCGAGCACCTGGAACCAGTGCTGGACCTATGTGCGCAACAAACAACCCGGAGGGAAACCGGTCAACCCCACCGGCCGCTGTTTCGTGGGCTATAATCCGGCGACCAAGCGCTATGCCGTGGCCTGCGACGGCAACGACGGCACCGCCGGACAAAAGCTGGCCAGCCAGGGCTACACCAGCATCGTCAAGGGCCCGAGCACCTGGAACCAGTGCTGGACCTATGTGCGCAACAAACAACCCGGAGGGAAACCGGTCAACCCCACCGGCCGCTGTTTCGTGGGCTATAATCCGGCGACCAAGCGCTACGCCGTGGCCTGCGACGGCAACGACGGCACCGGCTCCCACAAGCTCGTCACTCATGGCTATACCGCCATCGTTCGCGGACCCACCTCCTGGGACAACTGCCAGCGTTACGTCAAGGCGGTGAACAAGCCTCCCACCTGCCTGGTGGGCTTCAACCGCGACACCGGGCGCTACCTGGCGGTAATGGACGATCCCGCGGGTTCGGCCAGCGGCAAGTTGGTGCGCGGGGGCTACAACGTGATGGTGTTCCGGGGCAAAAACATGAACGAATGCCAAAGCTTCATCCGCTCCAAGTTGCAAGGTAACCGCTGACCCGGCCCCCGGAGGCCTCAGACCACCCCTGGCCGCGAGAGGACCCCGCGGCCGCCAGCCGGAGAAGAGATCATGCGTGTGCCCAGAGTGCCGGTTCTGGCCTTGTGCCTCGGCCTGACCCTCGTCGTTGCCTGCACCCAGACCAGTCCCCCCGCCCCGGAGCGGACCGCGCCGCCGGCCTCGGCCAAGGCGCAGCCCCCGGCCTCACCGCCGCCAGCCCCCCAGCCGAAGCTGACCCCGGCCAACGCCCCGGCTCTAATGGGCGACACGGGCAGGTCGCGGCGCATTGTGGAAGCGGCCCCGGGGGCCGCGGCCGTGCAACGCATGCCCAGCCAACCCACCGACCGGGAGACCTACCAGGAGATATCCTCCAACCCGGTGCGCCGGGTGGCCGAGCACCCGGTATCCACCTTCAGCGCGGACGTGGACACCGGGGCTTACGCCAACGTGCGCCGTTTCCTGCGCGAGGGCCGTCTGCCCCCCAGGGACGCGGTGCGCATCGAAGAGATGATCAACTACTTCCCCTACGCTTACCCAGGTCCCCGCGACACAAAGGTCCCCTTTGCCGCCGCGGTGGAGATCGCCCCCACCCCCTGGAATCCCCACACCCTGCTTTTGCGCCTGGGCATCAAGGGCTATGAGGTCCAGGCGGCCCAGCGCCCCGCCGCCAACCTGGTGTTTTTGATCGACGTCTCCGGCTCCATGCGCAGCCCGGACAAACTGCCCCTGCTCAAGAAAGCCCTGGGGTTGCTGGTGCGGCAGCTGCAGCCCAGGGACCGGGTGAGCATCGTGGTTTACTCCGGAGCCTCCGGGGTAGCGCTGCCGCCCACCCCCGGCGACCAACAGGCGGTCATACTGGCCGCAGTGAACGGCCTGCGCGCCGCGGGCAGCACCGCCGGGGGCCAGGGCCTGCAACTGGCCTACGACCTGGCCCGCCAAGCCTTCATTCCCCAGGGGGTCAACCGCATCCTCCTGGCCACCGACGGCGACTTCAACGTGGGCATCACCAATTACCGCCAGCTCATGGACCTAGTGGCCGGCCAGCGCAAGACCGGGGTAGGCCTGACCACCCTGGGCTTCGGCCGGGGCAACTACAACGAGCGGCTCATGGAGCGCCTAGCCGACGTGGGCAACGGCAACTACTTTTATATCGACAACCTGAACGAGGCCCAGAAGGTGCTGGTGGACCAGCTTGCCGCCACCATGCTCACCATCGCCCAGGACGTGAAAATCCAGGTGGAGTTCAATCCGGTGGTGGTGGCCGAGTACCGCCTGATCGGCTACGAGAACCGCCTGCTCAAGCGCGAGGACTTCACCAACGACCAGGTGGACGCCGGGGAAGTAGGCGCGGGGCACACGGTCACGGCCCTGTATGAGATCGCCCTGGTGGGTAGCCAGGGGATGCGCCTGGAGCCCCTGCGCTATGCCCCGGCGGCTGCATCCCCGGCCTCCCCCGCCGCCCGTAAGGAGCTGGCCTTCCTGAAGATCCGCTACAAGCTGCCCGGGCAGCAAAAGAGCCTTCTAATGCAGACCCCCATTGCCCGCAGCCAGGTGCGCCGCGACTTGGCCGCCGCCCCGGCCGACTTCCGCTGGGCCGCGGCGGTGGCGGCCTTTGGCGAGATCCTGCGGGGTGGAGTATATACCGGAGAGTTCAGTTACCCGCAGGTGCTGGCCCTGGCCCAGGGAGCCAAAGGCGACGACCCTTACGGCTACCGGGGCGAAATGCATAGCCTGGTGCGCCTGGCCCAGAGCCTGGACCATCGCTGAATTCGACCTTGTTCATCCCGGAGCCGCCCGCCGGGGCGGCTCCTTTTTTTTGGCCCGCGAGGGGGCGGAGCGCACCGGGTCGTTTTGAGCAACCGTGATTGATGCGCTACTACTTTTTCCTCATAGCCCTGCTTTCGGCCTTTCCCGCCCTTAGCACCGACATGTACCTGCCGGCCCTGCCGGTATTGCAGGAAACCTGGGGCCAGCCCCTGGCCACGGAGAACCTCACCCTGATCTCCTTCTTCGTAACCTATTGCCTTTTCATGCTCATCTACGGGCCGGTCTCCGACCGCATCGGCCGGCGCAAGCCTCTTTTGGTGGGCATCGCCGGCTATGTGGTGGCCTGCGCCGCCTGCGCCGCCTCCAGCGGGGTGTGGATGATGGTGGGGTTTAGGGCCCTGCAGGCGGCCGGGGCTGCCTCGGCCTCGGCACTGGCCCTGGCCATCGCCAAGGACGTCTTCGAGTCCGAGAAGCGGGCCCAGATCATTGCCTACGTCTCGGTGATCATCGCCCTGGCCCCCATGCTGGCCCCCATCATCGGCGGCTGGATCA contains:
- a CDS encoding vWA domain-containing protein, with product MRVPRVPVLALCLGLTLVVACTQTSPPAPERTAPPASAKAQPPASPPPAPQPKLTPANAPALMGDTGRSRRIVEAAPGAAAVQRMPSQPTDRETYQEISSNPVRRVAEHPVSTFSADVDTGAYANVRRFLREGRLPPRDAVRIEEMINYFPYAYPGPRDTKVPFAAAVEIAPTPWNPHTLLLRLGIKGYEVQAAQRPAANLVFLIDVSGSMRSPDKLPLLKKALGLLVRQLQPRDRVSIVVYSGASGVALPPTPGDQQAVILAAVNGLRAAGSTAGGQGLQLAYDLARQAFIPQGVNRILLATDGDFNVGITNYRQLMDLVAGQRKTGVGLTTLGFGRGNYNERLMERLADVGNGNYFYIDNLNEAQKVLVDQLAATMLTIAQDVKIQVEFNPVVVAEYRLIGYENRLLKREDFTNDQVDAGEVGAGHTVTALYEIALVGSQGMRLEPLRYAPAAASPASPAARKELAFLKIRYKLPGQQKSLLMQTPIARSQVRRDLAAAPADFRWAAAVAAFGEILRGGVYTGEFSYPQVLALAQGAKGDDPYGYRGEMHSLVRLAQSLDHR